A single Azospirillum sp. TSA2s DNA region contains:
- a CDS encoding GntP family permease, with the protein MIELAAVLVALGLLMLLAYRGVTLLIAAPAAALLAALLTGGLPILGAYTQIFMSNTGSFIISFFPLFMLGAIFGKLMDDTGSARALARLVSDRLGPQRAIVSVVLCCAVLTYGGVSAFVVAFAIYPVAAALFRDAAIPKRLVPGALALGAFTFTMSALPGSPAIQNAIPMPFLGTTAFAAPGLGIVTGLVMYLLGIMWLNGRAARARMAGEGYGDHVDGTPVQDRVIREHAQAEGFDIAELSPRPDQERAAGRENLPPAILAVLPIIVVIVTNFLFIQAVVERMDTAFLAEPRFGATTIETVRGVWAVIVALFFAVLLLIAGNWNRLDDLRTSLDKGADASVLPIFNTASLVGFGAVIAALPVFNAISEAVLDIGGGNPLVSVAAAVSVLSAMTGSASGGMSIALETLGPTFVDMAHATGVSLDVMHRVTAVASGALDALPHNGAVITLLTVCGLSHRDAYGDIFVVAVAIPMIALVILIVLASLLGTFGL; encoded by the coding sequence ATGATCGAACTCGCCGCCGTCCTTGTCGCGCTCGGGCTGCTCATGCTCCTCGCCTACCGCGGCGTGACTTTGCTGATCGCAGCCCCGGCTGCGGCACTGCTGGCCGCGCTGCTGACCGGCGGCCTGCCGATCCTCGGCGCCTATACCCAGATCTTCATGAGCAACACCGGTTCCTTCATCATCTCCTTCTTCCCCTTGTTCATGTTGGGAGCGATTTTCGGCAAGCTGATGGACGACACCGGATCGGCGCGAGCGCTTGCCCGGCTGGTCAGCGACCGGCTCGGGCCGCAGCGCGCGATCGTCTCGGTGGTTCTGTGTTGTGCCGTGCTGACTTATGGAGGCGTTTCGGCCTTCGTCGTCGCCTTCGCCATCTACCCGGTAGCCGCGGCCTTGTTCCGCGATGCCGCCATCCCGAAACGACTGGTTCCCGGAGCGCTCGCGCTCGGCGCGTTCACCTTCACGATGTCGGCGCTGCCGGGATCGCCGGCAATCCAGAACGCGATCCCCATGCCTTTCCTGGGCACCACCGCCTTTGCGGCACCAGGCCTTGGTATCGTCACCGGTCTGGTGATGTATCTGCTGGGCATCATGTGGCTGAACGGCCGCGCCGCCCGTGCGCGGATGGCCGGCGAGGGTTATGGCGATCACGTCGATGGCACACCGGTCCAGGACCGGGTTATCCGCGAGCACGCACAGGCCGAGGGATTCGACATCGCCGAACTCTCGCCCAGGCCCGACCAAGAGAGGGCAGCCGGCAGGGAAAATCTGCCCCCCGCCATACTGGCGGTCCTTCCGATCATTGTGGTCATCGTCACCAACTTCCTGTTCATCCAGGCCGTTGTCGAAAGGATGGATACCGCCTTCCTCGCGGAACCGCGGTTCGGAGCGACCACCATCGAAACAGTACGCGGCGTTTGGGCAGTCATCGTGGCGCTGTTTTTCGCCGTCCTCCTGCTCATCGCCGGCAACTGGAACCGCTTGGACGACCTGCGGACGAGCCTCGACAAAGGGGCCGACGCTTCGGTGCTGCCGATCTTCAACACCGCAAGTCTCGTCGGATTCGGCGCAGTGATCGCTGCACTTCCGGTCTTCAACGCCATCAGCGAGGCCGTGTTGGACATCGGCGGCGGAAACCCGCTGGTGTCGGTCGCGGCGGCGGTGTCGGTGCTGTCCGCAATGACGGGCTCGGCCTCGGGCGGCATGAGCATCGCGCTTGAAACGTTGGGGCCAACCTTCGTCGACATGGCGCATGCAACCGGCGTCTCGCTCGACGTGATGCACCGGGTGACCGCGGTCGCCTCCGGCGCCCTGGACGCGCTGCCACACAATGGCGCCGTCATCACACTCCTCACCGTCTGCGGGCTCAGCCATCGCGACGCCTATGGCGACATCTTCGTCGTCGCCGTCGCCATTCCGATGATTGCGCTGGTCATCCTGATTGTTCTGGCCAGCCTGCTCGGCACCTTCGGGCTTTAG
- a CDS encoding patatin-like phospholipase family protein, protein MATKKVAIACQGGGTHAAFTWGVLRTILATKKRWDASPTESDTFDITAVSGTSAGALCALATWYGLTPNTADERCGTIDKAIERLDFLWTTFAATTPIESAHNQLVGSLLHWKSQGLPLAQSNPYGQYGDLGLAGLSMLGARSEYLGFSGLLAALCPKFDTIDWPRLAKANIRLLAGAIEVLSGNFEVFDSNKSLEQMGLLPDGREINQYEITRWRMRRAISLEGVAASGTLPEVLRAQVIPNMVFPTCVPGRTVTRNGYYWDGLYSRNPPVRDLLDAEAKDEKPDEIWIVRINPQEFHPASTNIGLEDIRDRENDLAGNLSLNQELDSIMTVNQWLQRYGDSHPPLNNHKIIAVRTIKMTRDTAWGLKHTSKFNRSPEYFAALREEGRMVAEQWLADWRRLGKDFPRYPNDARYPEPVRWQEPSI, encoded by the coding sequence ATGGCCACCAAGAAGGTCGCGATCGCTTGCCAGGGCGGAGGTACGCACGCCGCATTCACCTGGGGGGTGCTGAGAACCATCCTGGCGACGAAGAAGCGCTGGGATGCGAGCCCGACGGAGAGCGACACCTTCGACATCACCGCGGTCAGCGGCACCTCGGCGGGCGCCCTGTGTGCGCTCGCAACGTGGTACGGCCTCACCCCCAACACCGCCGACGAGAGGTGTGGAACGATCGATAAAGCGATAGAGCGCCTGGACTTCCTCTGGACGACCTTCGCCGCAACCACGCCCATCGAGTCCGCTCACAATCAACTGGTCGGTTCGCTCCTGCATTGGAAGTCGCAAGGCCTGCCGCTGGCGCAATCCAATCCCTATGGGCAGTATGGCGACCTCGGCCTCGCCGGCCTTTCCATGCTGGGCGCCCGGTCTGAGTATCTCGGATTTTCGGGCCTCCTGGCGGCGTTGTGCCCGAAGTTCGATACGATCGACTGGCCGCGACTGGCCAAGGCCAACATTCGGCTCCTGGCCGGCGCCATCGAAGTCCTCAGCGGCAACTTCGAAGTGTTCGATTCCAACAAGTCCCTCGAACAGATGGGCTTGCTGCCGGACGGGCGGGAGATCAACCAGTATGAGATCACCCGCTGGCGGATGCGCCGGGCGATCTCGCTGGAAGGCGTGGCGGCATCGGGTACCCTTCCGGAAGTACTGCGCGCGCAGGTCATCCCCAACATGGTGTTTCCGACCTGCGTACCGGGCCGGACCGTCACCCGCAACGGATACTATTGGGACGGGCTGTATTCACGCAATCCGCCGGTGCGTGATCTTCTCGACGCCGAGGCGAAGGATGAAAAGCCGGACGAGATCTGGATCGTGCGCATCAACCCGCAGGAATTCCACCCGGCCTCGACAAACATCGGACTGGAGGACATCCGGGATCGTGAAAACGATCTGGCCGGCAATCTGTCGCTGAACCAGGAACTCGACTCCATCATGACGGTCAACCAGTGGCTCCAACGATACGGGGACAGCCATCCGCCGCTGAACAACCATAAGATCATCGCTGTGCGGACCATCAAGATGACCCGCGACACTGCCTGGGGCCTTAAGCACACATCGAAATTCAACCGGAGCCCGGAGTATTTCGCCGCGCTCCGCGAAGAAGGGCGGATGGTTGCGGAGCAATGGCTGGCGGACTGGCGCAGGCTCGGCAAGGACTTCCCCCGCTACCCCAACGATGCACGTTACCCTGAACCGGTGAGATGGCAGGAGCCATCGATATGA
- a CDS encoding carboxylesterase, whose product MRYLVWKFTKRLTAFIFLSILVLFLIRAYDSQRGQPLEPWHTYVPEELHGKELDRSDWTAYLNAEETIFDRVRTEVTQKLPADERVPVNRYFDGSPIYPGRFAQDWNRSYVLEPDVAPRGAVVFLHGLTDSPYSLRHIARRFRDYGFVAVAPRLPGHGTVPAGLTDIDWEDWLAATRLAVREAQRRIGPTQPLHLVGFSNGGALAMMYALDALEDTRLRRPDQITLISPMIGITAFARFAGLAGLPALFPPFAKAAWLSVLPEFNPFKYNSFPVNGARQSHLLTTALQRRIAAGAADGRLAGLPPILTFQSVMDFTVSTRAIVTSLYVHLPENGSELVLFDVNRNTKFGLLLSSASDTMLNRILPDPPRRFRTTIITNKDPDRPDVVERTVEAGTEAEQVRELGLSYPFDVYSLSHVALPFPVTDSLYGLQPEPTEDFGIQLGSVAARGERGALIVSMDSLLRMSSNPFFPYLMQRIEEGLKPVAPRHVLRNDGPDP is encoded by the coding sequence ATGAGGTATTTGGTATGGAAATTCACGAAGAGATTAACCGCTTTCATATTTTTAAGCATTCTAGTGCTATTTCTCATTCGTGCCTACGATTCGCAACGTGGCCAACCTCTTGAGCCCTGGCATACCTATGTTCCAGAGGAACTGCACGGCAAGGAGCTCGATCGCAGCGATTGGACCGCGTACCTGAATGCTGAAGAGACCATCTTCGACCGGGTACGAACCGAGGTTACACAAAAGCTGCCGGCCGACGAACGTGTTCCCGTCAACCGCTACTTCGATGGCAGTCCGATTTACCCGGGCCGTTTTGCCCAGGACTGGAACCGTTCGTACGTGCTGGAACCCGATGTCGCTCCCCGCGGAGCGGTCGTCTTCCTCCATGGCCTGACCGATTCACCCTACAGCCTCCGCCACATCGCGCGCCGTTTTCGCGATTACGGCTTCGTCGCGGTAGCCCCACGGTTGCCAGGCCACGGGACCGTTCCGGCGGGCTTGACCGACATAGACTGGGAAGACTGGTTGGCGGCCACCCGGCTGGCGGTGAGAGAAGCTCAGCGACGCATCGGTCCAACCCAGCCGTTGCATCTCGTAGGATTTTCGAACGGCGGCGCACTTGCGATGATGTACGCGCTCGACGCCCTCGAAGACACACGACTGCGACGACCGGATCAGATCACGCTGATCTCGCCGATGATCGGGATCACCGCCTTTGCCCGTTTCGCAGGCCTGGCGGGGTTGCCTGCCCTGTTCCCACCCTTCGCGAAAGCCGCTTGGCTCAGCGTGCTGCCGGAATTCAATCCCTTCAAATACAACTCCTTTCCGGTCAACGGCGCGCGCCAATCCCACCTGCTGACCACTGCGTTGCAGAGAAGAATCGCCGCAGGTGCGGCTGATGGCCGTCTGGCTGGTCTTCCGCCGATTCTCACCTTCCAGTCGGTGATGGACTTCACGGTCAGCACGCGCGCAATCGTAACCAGCCTGTACGTCCACCTGCCCGAGAACGGCAGCGAACTTGTGCTGTTCGACGTGAACCGCAACACCAAGTTCGGTCTGCTTCTGAGTTCTGCGTCGGACACCATGCTGAACCGGATCCTGCCCGATCCGCCCCGACGGTTCAGAACCACGATCATCACCAACAAGGACCCGGATCGCCCCGATGTGGTCGAGCGCACCGTGGAAGCCGGGACGGAGGCCGAACAGGTACGTGAGTTGGGACTGTCGTACCCGTTCGACGTCTATTCGCTGTCTCATGTCGCTCTGCCATTCCCGGTCACTGATTCCCTCTATGGTCTGCAACCGGAGCCCACAGAGGATTTTGGCATCCAGCTGGGTTCCGTGGCCGCCCGCGGAGAGCGCGGGGCCTTGATTGTCAGCATGGACTCCCTGCTCCGCATGTCCTCCAACCCCTTCTTTCCCTACCTGATGCAACGGATAGAGGAAGGATTGAAGCCGGTTGCGCCCCGCCACGTGCTTCGTAACGACGGCCCCGACCCTTGA
- a CDS encoding DUF1269 domain-containing protein produces the protein MSDLICVAFNDKDTADRALTELREMQREYLIDLMDACVAVREQDGKVRLKQAVDMVSMGAARSGISGMLWGSLVGLLFLNPLAGLVVGGAVGAGAGALAGSMTDYGISDDYIRKIAETIKPGMSALFVLVRKVNPDKVLPELAKYQGTLLRTSLTTDQENRLREALNGVGTQEAG, from the coding sequence ATGTCTGATCTTATCTGCGTCGCCTTCAATGATAAGGACACGGCGGATCGTGCTTTGACCGAATTGCGGGAGATGCAACGTGAGTATCTCATAGATCTTATGGATGCCTGCGTAGCAGTTCGAGAGCAGGACGGAAAGGTGCGACTGAAACAAGCGGTCGATATGGTGTCGATGGGAGCCGCCCGCTCCGGGATTTCCGGCATGCTCTGGGGATCGCTGGTCGGCTTGTTGTTTCTCAATCCCCTTGCCGGATTGGTCGTGGGCGGAGCCGTCGGTGCCGGTGCCGGCGCTCTGGCTGGCAGCATGACGGATTACGGCATTTCGGACGATTACATCCGCAAGATTGCCGAAACCATCAAGCCTGGAATGTCAGCTCTGTTCGTCCTCGTACGCAAGGTCAATCCCGACAAAGTTTTGCCTGAACTTGCAAAGTACCAAGGGACGCTTTTGCGAACCTCCCTGACAACCGATCAGGAAAACCGCCTTCGAGAGGCATTGAATGGCGTAGGAACACAGGAGGCGGGTTAA
- a CDS encoding Lrp/AsnC family transcriptional regulator, whose amino-acid sequence MSGSGNEQGFRLTDKDKQLLALLQKNAREPTSSLARKIGVSRTALQERIQRLESAGVIEGYSVRINHSKLIYTVNCFTMAVCNNKTYSDVIAQMRTMEAVQAVYAISGDWDFVIHVATETLEKLNTELTRINMIKGVVRTTSCIVMETKFDRRLAFMGRMGANLLEYAGDLPASDHDAGATSPSPGRNENDQAAD is encoded by the coding sequence ATGTCTGGGTCGGGCAACGAGCAGGGCTTCCGCCTGACGGACAAGGACAAGCAACTTCTCGCCCTGTTGCAGAAGAACGCGCGGGAGCCGACGTCATCGCTGGCCCGCAAAATCGGCGTTTCGCGGACGGCCCTGCAGGAGCGCATCCAGCGGCTGGAAAGTGCGGGCGTGATCGAGGGCTATTCGGTCCGCATCAACCACAGCAAGCTGATCTACACCGTCAACTGCTTCACCATGGCGGTTTGCAACAACAAGACCTATTCCGACGTCATCGCCCAGATGCGGACGATGGAGGCGGTTCAGGCGGTATACGCCATTTCCGGCGACTGGGATTTCGTCATCCACGTCGCGACGGAAACGCTGGAGAAGCTGAACACCGAACTGACGCGGATCAACATGATCAAGGGCGTCGTCCGCACCACCTCCTGCATCGTCATGGAGACGAAATTCGACCGCCGGCTCGCTTTCATGGGCAGGATGGGAGCCAATCTGCTTGAGTACGCCGGCGATTTGCCGGCATCGGACCATGATGCCGGCGCGACAAGCCCGTCGCCGGGCAGAAACGAGAATGATCAAGCCGCGGATTGA
- a CDS encoding FAD-binding oxidoreductase, protein MRDYPNTYYSATRRPASDHAPLRGTVTADVCVIGGGLAGLSTAWELIRRGRSVALLEAQRIGWGASGRNGGFVLQGWSEGLRNIEARCGRDHARALFGLSVEGVEIVRDTIAVHSLPGCNPTTGKLSVTRYEAADQLQRHRDHMARTYGYDFTYIDRPTLRGLLKSDIYFQALRDPVGFHFHPLNYCLGLADLVTGAGGRLFEGTAMIGMSRNHTPGSGGRWRVDTVDGSIICHDVVMCGGGYGGPEFGPLRRAFLPIATYVVLTERLGDRLSDFVATTDAVGDDRRSSDYYRIVDGDRLLWGGRITTRYEQDEKRLAALLRQDITGVFPGLADVRIEKAWSGLMGYARHKMPHIAKVEEGLWSCSSFGGHGMNTAPIGGRVVAEAITGESDRIRFFAPYGLTWNGGIFGPPAAELVYTGLRLMDFWQESRSRRQGA, encoded by the coding sequence ATGCGTGACTATCCGAACACCTATTACAGCGCCACCCGACGACCGGCGAGCGACCACGCCCCCCTGCGCGGTACGGTGACGGCCGACGTCTGCGTGATCGGTGGCGGACTGGCCGGCCTGTCCACCGCCTGGGAACTGATCCGGCGCGGCCGTTCCGTCGCGCTGCTTGAGGCGCAGCGGATCGGTTGGGGAGCATCCGGGCGCAACGGCGGCTTCGTTCTCCAGGGCTGGTCGGAGGGGCTGCGGAACATCGAGGCCCGCTGCGGCCGGGATCATGCCCGCGCGCTGTTCGGCCTTTCGGTGGAAGGTGTGGAGATCGTCCGCGACACCATCGCCGTCCATTCCCTGCCCGGCTGCAACCCGACGACGGGGAAGCTCAGCGTCACCCGCTACGAGGCGGCCGACCAGTTGCAGCGCCACCGCGACCACATGGCGCGGACCTACGGCTACGACTTCACCTACATCGACCGCCCGACGCTGCGCGGTTTGCTGAAGAGCGACATCTATTTCCAGGCCCTGCGCGACCCGGTCGGCTTCCATTTCCACCCGCTGAACTATTGCCTCGGCCTTGCCGACCTGGTCACCGGCGCCGGCGGGCGCCTGTTCGAGGGCACCGCCATGATCGGCATGAGCCGCAACCACACGCCCGGCTCCGGCGGCCGCTGGCGGGTGGATACGGTGGACGGCTCGATCATATGCCACGATGTGGTGATGTGCGGCGGCGGTTACGGCGGGCCGGAGTTTGGTCCCCTGCGCCGGGCCTTCCTGCCGATCGCCACCTATGTGGTGCTGACCGAGCGGCTGGGCGACCGGCTGTCGGACTTCGTCGCCACCACCGACGCGGTCGGCGACGACCGTCGGTCCTCCGACTATTACCGCATCGTCGACGGCGACCGGCTGCTGTGGGGCGGACGCATCACCACCCGCTACGAACAGGACGAAAAGCGTCTGGCCGCCCTGCTGCGCCAGGATATCACCGGGGTCTTCCCCGGCCTTGCCGATGTGCGGATCGAAAAAGCATGGTCGGGTCTGATGGGATACGCGCGCCACAAGATGCCTCATATTGCCAAAGTTGAGGAAGGCTTGTGGAGCTGTTCGTCCTTCGGCGGACATGGCATGAACACAGCCCCCATCGGTGGGCGCGTCGTTGCCGAGGCGATCACCGGCGAAAGCGACCGTATTCGGTTTTTCGCCCCTTACGGTTTGACCTGGAATGGCGGTATCTTCGGCCCCCCTGCCGCGGAACTGGTCTATACGGGACTGCGCCTGATGGACTTCTGGCAGGAATCACGATCCCGGCGCCAGGGCGCTTGA
- a CDS encoding transporter substrate-binding domain-containing protein, whose product MSLLKSLCLGAVAIGALAFSSGAADAGATLDRITQKKEMVVATAANWPPQSFMNKDNQLDGFDVEVAKEIAKRLGATARFITPEWGIITAGNWNGRWDISVGSMTPTTGRTRVLDFPAIYYYTPYVFAVHKTSKLDSRAALNGKAIGVEGGTTSEDYINGKLKIDAVGVPDFTADVKPGTVKTYGDSVGPLDDLRLGDGVRVDAIVSALPTVEAAVKRGYPIRAISDKPAYHEPLAIAIDKGDAELNAKLTEIVAALKADGTLKSLSEKWYGIDYTVAN is encoded by the coding sequence ATGAGCCTGCTCAAATCCCTGTGCCTGGGTGCCGTCGCCATCGGCGCACTCGCTTTTTCCAGCGGTGCCGCCGATGCGGGCGCCACACTCGACCGCATCACGCAGAAAAAGGAAATGGTCGTGGCGACCGCCGCCAACTGGCCGCCGCAGTCCTTCATGAACAAGGACAACCAATTGGACGGCTTCGATGTCGAGGTGGCCAAGGAGATCGCCAAGCGGCTGGGCGCCACGGCCCGCTTCATCACGCCGGAATGGGGAATCATCACCGCCGGCAACTGGAACGGTCGCTGGGACATCTCCGTCGGTTCGATGACGCCGACGACCGGGCGGACCCGTGTCCTCGACTTCCCGGCGATCTATTACTACACGCCCTATGTCTTCGCCGTTCACAAGACCTCCAAGCTGGACAGCCGGGCGGCGCTGAACGGCAAGGCCATCGGGGTCGAAGGCGGCACGACCTCCGAGGATTACATCAACGGCAAGCTGAAGATCGATGCCGTCGGTGTCCCCGACTTCACGGCCGACGTGAAGCCGGGCACCGTCAAGACCTACGGCGACAGCGTCGGCCCACTGGACGATCTGCGGCTGGGCGACGGCGTGCGGGTGGATGCCATCGTCTCCGCCCTGCCGACCGTCGAGGCCGCGGTGAAGCGCGGCTACCCGATCCGCGCCATCAGCGACAAGCCGGCGTATCACGAGCCGCTGGCCATCGCCATCGACAAGGGCGATGCGGAGCTGAACGCCAAGCTGACGGAAATCGTGGCCGCCCTGAAGGCGGACGGCACGCTGAAGTCGCTGTCGGAGAAGTGGTACGGCATCGACTACACCGTCGCCAATTAA
- a CDS encoding amino acid ABC transporter permease, protein MYHDHVRRDRLTNKAWFLGVLALALTAVGIVGGIGHTGLAAVFAPVTAALPGGDSLVTVWAALGLALILTLNVHLLGRLGLRLQVAAVWLEVFSLFLVFFYSFDLSYSFILGKLSFLITQGVATTLYISAISIAIAFVLAMVGAIARLSDNGFAIAISSFYTSFFRGVPLLIQIYLIYLGIPQLGYVIGAIPAGVAALSLCYGAYMTEIFRAGIMSIPKGQWEAARALGFGPMHTLVLIILPQSLRLIIPPTGNQFIAMLKDSSLVSVIGVWELMFLARTQGRDEFRHLEMLITAAGLYWLISIVLEQLQARLERRLARGHHH, encoded by the coding sequence ATGTACCATGACCATGTGCGCCGGGACAGATTGACGAACAAGGCGTGGTTCCTGGGCGTGCTGGCGCTCGCTCTCACAGCGGTCGGCATCGTCGGTGGCATTGGGCACACCGGCCTCGCCGCCGTCTTCGCGCCGGTCACTGCGGCCCTGCCAGGCGGCGACTCCCTGGTGACCGTCTGGGCCGCCCTCGGCCTCGCGCTGATCCTCACGCTGAACGTCCATCTTCTCGGCCGGCTCGGCCTTCGGCTGCAGGTCGCCGCCGTCTGGCTGGAGGTGTTCAGCCTGTTCCTGGTCTTCTTCTACAGCTTCGACCTGTCCTACAGCTTCATCCTGGGCAAGCTGTCGTTCCTGATCACCCAGGGCGTCGCCACGACGCTGTACATTTCGGCGATCTCCATCGCAATCGCGTTCGTTCTGGCGATGGTCGGTGCCATCGCGAGGCTGTCGGACAACGGCTTCGCCATCGCCATCTCGTCCTTCTACACGTCCTTCTTCCGCGGCGTGCCGCTGCTGATCCAAATCTACCTGATCTATCTCGGCATCCCGCAGCTCGGCTACGTCATCGGGGCGATCCCGGCGGGCGTGGCGGCGCTGTCGCTGTGCTACGGCGCCTACATGACGGAGATCTTCCGCGCCGGCATCATGAGCATCCCCAAAGGGCAGTGGGAGGCCGCGCGCGCGCTGGGCTTCGGGCCGATGCACACGCTGGTGCTGATCATCCTGCCGCAGTCGCTGCGCCTGATCATCCCGCCGACCGGCAACCAGTTCATCGCCATGCTGAAAGACAGCTCGCTCGTCTCTGTGATCGGCGTGTGGGAGCTGATGTTCCTCGCCCGCACCCAGGGCCGCGACGAGTTCCGTCACCTGGAGATGCTGATCACCGCCGCCGGCCTCTACTGGCTGATCTCCATCGTCCTGGAGCAGTTGCAGGCCCGGCTGGAGCGCCGTCTGGCGCGCGGCCACCACCACTGA